A window of Rhabdothermincola salaria contains these coding sequences:
- a CDS encoding alpha-E domain-containing protein, translating to MLARDAESLFWIGRYLERAEDTARLLDVTYHGLLETTAAEERAAWGGVLAAVGLRGTFDETERPLTAAMVSEFLVVDRDNRGSILASVEQARENARTVRGWLSTELWGAINSFCLQLRGRNLKLDLEFQPHELYGFVRRECQAVAGMAHETMTRDEGWRFLELGWHLERAAWACRLLRVRQGQLASAGFHEWVGTLRSASALEAYRRTHRASMAPADVVAFLLLSRTFPRSVLHAVRTAEESLTLLSPPHGELSRPLRLLGRLRADLEYAEVGELMAGDLSAELIRVEAAIAQVGTAVGLQYFTNSHEFDMHTLKVLPGEQWAS from the coding sequence ATGCTGGCACGCGACGCCGAGAGCCTGTTCTGGATCGGCCGCTACCTCGAGCGGGCGGAGGACACCGCCCGGCTGCTCGACGTCACCTACCACGGGCTGCTCGAGACGACCGCCGCCGAGGAGCGGGCGGCGTGGGGCGGTGTGCTCGCGGCCGTGGGCCTGCGGGGCACGTTCGACGAGACCGAGCGCCCCCTCACGGCGGCCATGGTCTCGGAGTTCCTGGTGGTCGATCGCGACAACCGGGGCTCGATCCTGGCCAGCGTCGAACAGGCCCGTGAGAACGCCCGGACGGTGCGGGGCTGGCTCTCCACCGAGCTGTGGGGCGCCATCAACTCGTTCTGTCTGCAGCTGCGGGGGCGCAACCTCAAGCTCGACCTCGAGTTCCAGCCCCACGAGCTCTACGGCTTCGTGCGACGCGAGTGCCAGGCGGTCGCCGGCATGGCTCACGAGACCATGACCCGCGACGAGGGGTGGCGCTTCCTCGAGCTCGGCTGGCACCTCGAGCGGGCGGCGTGGGCCTGCCGGTTGCTGCGCGTCCGGCAGGGTCAGCTGGCCTCGGCGGGCTTCCACGAGTGGGTGGGCACGCTGCGCTCGGCCTCGGCCCTCGAGGCGTACCGCCGCACCCATCGGGCCTCCATGGCCCCCGCCGACGTGGTGGCCTTCCTGTTGTTGTCGCGGACCTTCCCCCGGTCGGTGCTGCACGCGGTGCGCACCGCGGAGGAGAGCCTCACGCTGCTGTCGCCGCCCCACGGCGAGCTCTCTCGCCCGCTGCGCCTGCTCGGCCGGCTCCGAGCCGACCTCGAGTACGCCGAGGTCGGCGAGCTGATGGCGGGAGACCTCTCGGCGGAGCTGATCCGGGTGGAGGCGGCCATCGCCCAGGTCGGCACCGCGGTGGGCCTGCAGTACTTCACCAACAGCCACGAGTTCGACATGCACACCCTGAAGGTGCTCCCCGGCGAGCAGTGGGCGTCATGA
- a CDS encoding transglutaminase family protein, with protein sequence MRLDIRYRTSFTYDALVRESQNELRACPITDEHQQLVSYRVTTFPSAKVSSFVDYWGTRVDAFGLRSPHVAMEVVAEATVETLPRPLFSSASHRAALDAPAFRDEHAEYLAPSPHAEWDEGVRQAATTQAALVGPDTVGMVLAMHRFVGTSLRYTPGSTEIGVSVEDVLAHGHGVCQDFAHLAVALCRSQGIPARYVSGYLFTRDETTNLDPSEDGDDDVVSVQTHAWFEAAVPGVGWLGLDPTNQQPVGPRHVKIGHGRDYDDVQPLRGIFSGNTRATVEPHVEIRRLPAAAGRPTSALQQQ encoded by the coding sequence ATGAGGCTCGACATCCGCTACCGCACGAGCTTCACCTACGACGCCCTGGTGCGCGAGTCCCAGAACGAGCTGCGGGCCTGCCCCATCACCGACGAGCACCAACAGCTCGTCAGCTATCGGGTCACCACCTTCCCCTCGGCCAAGGTCTCCTCCTTCGTCGACTACTGGGGGACCAGGGTCGACGCCTTCGGGTTGCGGTCCCCCCACGTGGCGATGGAGGTCGTGGCCGAGGCCACCGTGGAGACGCTGCCGAGGCCGTTGTTCAGCTCCGCCAGCCACCGTGCCGCCCTCGACGCCCCTGCCTTCCGCGACGAGCACGCCGAGTACCTGGCCCCGTCGCCGCACGCCGAGTGGGACGAAGGGGTGCGACAGGCGGCGACCACCCAGGCCGCGCTCGTGGGTCCCGACACCGTCGGCATGGTGTTGGCCATGCACCGCTTCGTCGGCACCTCGTTGCGCTACACGCCCGGCTCCACCGAGATCGGCGTGTCGGTGGAGGACGTGCTGGCCCACGGGCACGGCGTGTGCCAGGACTTCGCCCACCTCGCGGTGGCCCTCTGTCGCAGCCAGGGCATCCCGGCGCGCTACGTGTCGGGGTACCTGTTCACCCGCGACGAGACGACCAACCTCGACCCCTCCGAGGACGGCGACGACGACGTCGTGTCGGTCCAGACCCACGCCTGGTTCGAGGCCGCGGTCCCCGGTGTGGGGTGGCTCGGCCTCGACCCGACCAACCAGCAGCCCGTCGGGCCCCGGCACGTCAAGATCGGCCACGGCCGCGACTACGACGACGTGCAGCCACTGCGGGGCATCTTCTCGGGGAACACCCGGGCCACGGTCGAACCCCACGTCGAGATCCGTCGCCTCCCCGCCGCCGCCGGGCGCCCCACCTCGGCGCTGCAGCAGCAATAG
- a CDS encoding DUF427 domain-containing protein: MAKAIWNGAVLAESDDTIVVEGNHYFPPASVNDELFTDSDHHSVCPWKGTASYRNVVVDGQVNGDAAWSYPEPKDAAAEIAGYVAFWRGVTVEA; encoded by the coding sequence ATGGCCAAGGCGATCTGGAACGGTGCGGTGCTGGCCGAGAGCGACGACACGATCGTCGTGGAGGGCAACCACTACTTCCCTCCGGCGAGCGTGAACGACGAGCTCTTCACCGACAGCGACCACCACTCGGTGTGCCCGTGGAAGGGCACGGCGAGCTACCGCAACGTCGTCGTCGACGGCCAGGTGAACGGCGACGCCGCCTGGTCCTACCCGGAGCCCAAGGACGCGGCGGCCGAGATCGCCGGCTACGTGGCCTTCTGGCGAGGCGTCACGGTCGAGGCATAG
- the rsgA gene encoding ribosome small subunit-dependent GTPase A produces MSDRAGPGPEPPPRLAALGWDQDWADALVDFGPGAQPARVLQHHGAGLVLALADETRTFMFTRRLDPEPAVGDWIAVVDGEISAVLPRRSLLRRRAPGGGEQQLAANVDRLLLVCGLDRPVKDGRIQRGTAIAHDAGAEPVVVLTKAADPSAADPDEARAEARAGNPGIEVVVTSVMEGEGLGALEELVAGRTVALLGESGAGKSSIVNALLGTEVALVGDVRGGDSKGRHTTTTRELHLLANGGILIDSPGIREVGLVGDTEAVEETFAEVAEVAELCRFSDCAHETEPGCALRAALEAGELDPVRVQRWQDLMEETAAAEVRASPVERRRHDKRFARMVKDVKRQKGRD; encoded by the coding sequence GTGAGCGATCGTGCCGGGCCCGGCCCGGAGCCGCCACCGCGCCTCGCGGCGCTCGGGTGGGACCAGGACTGGGCCGACGCGCTGGTGGACTTCGGTCCCGGCGCCCAGCCCGCCCGTGTGCTCCAGCACCACGGAGCCGGACTCGTGCTGGCCCTGGCCGACGAGACCCGCACGTTCATGTTCACCCGCCGCCTCGATCCCGAGCCGGCGGTGGGCGACTGGATCGCGGTCGTCGACGGAGAGATCAGCGCCGTGCTCCCCCGTCGTTCGCTCCTGCGGCGCCGAGCCCCGGGAGGCGGTGAGCAGCAGCTGGCCGCCAACGTCGACCGCCTGCTGCTGGTGTGCGGGCTCGACCGGCCGGTGAAGGACGGCCGCATCCAGCGCGGCACGGCCATCGCCCACGACGCCGGCGCCGAGCCCGTGGTCGTGCTCACCAAGGCGGCCGACCCCAGCGCCGCCGACCCCGACGAGGCCCGGGCCGAGGCGCGCGCCGGGAACCCGGGGATCGAGGTCGTGGTGACCTCGGTGATGGAGGGTGAAGGGCTCGGCGCCCTCGAAGAGCTCGTCGCCGGACGCACCGTCGCCCTGCTGGGCGAATCGGGGGCGGGCAAGTCGTCGATCGTCAACGCCCTGTTGGGCACCGAGGTGGCCCTCGTCGGCGACGTGCGCGGCGGCGACAGCAAGGGACGGCACACCACCACGACCCGCGAGCTGCACCTGCTCGCCAACGGCGGCATCCTCATCGACTCGCCCGGCATCCGCGAGGTGGGCCTGGTGGGCGACACCGAGGCCGTGGAGGAGACCTTCGCCGAGGTGGCCGAGGTGGCCGAGCTGTGCCGCTTCAGCGACTGCGCCCACGAGACCGAGCCCGGCTGCGCGCTACGGGCCGCCCTCGAAGCCGGCGAGCTCGATCCGGTTCGGGTGCAGCGCTGGCAGGACCTCATGGAGGAGACAGCTGCCGCCGAGGTGCGGGCCTCTCCCGTCGAGCGACGTCGCCACGACAAGCGCTTCGCCCGCATGGTCAAGGACGTCAAGCGCCAGAAGGGTCGCGACTGA
- the sucB gene encoding 2-oxoglutarate dehydrogenase, E2 component, dihydrolipoamide succinyltransferase has translation MVRLLAALGRAAATLFALVTGRSRPSAPHIPQPPGPTTPAETGTHPPSTEEPRPMAEIQLPQLGESVTEGTITKWFKQIGDQIAEDEVLFEVSTDKVDSEVPSPVTGTLTEIRVPEGDTVDVGTVIAVVGDAGAADSAPAAATPETQTAPEPEAAPEPEAPAESPAPEPAPEPEAPAPTPASAPAPAASESASAPEAPAEATAGRLLSPIVRRLINDYGLDPARIEGSGPGGRITRADVDRAIREGAASTAAPARPAAASPAPTESGGARRPAPAPRSGTGDTVEPLNNIRRRTGEHMVMSKATSPHAYTIVEVDYENVERVRRRHRGDFKAGEGFSLTYLPFISRAVIDALRQYPHMNASVGDGELVVHNYVNLGVAVDLDFQGLLVPVVQGADDKRLRAIARDINDLASRARSKKLSMDDISGGTFTLSNSGSFGSHLVLPVISQPQVAVLSTDGVSRKPVVVTDADGGESIAIHSVGLLGLAWDHRAFDGAYAASFMREVKEILETRDWDAEL, from the coding sequence GTGGTGCGCCTGCTGGCTGCCCTAGGCCGCGCCGCCGCCACCCTCTTCGCCCTCGTCACCGGGCGCTCCCGACCATCCGCCCCCCACATCCCCCAGCCGCCCGGTCCCACCACTCCCGCCGAGACCGGAACCCACCCCCCATCGACGGAGGAACCCCGCCCCATGGCCGAGATCCAGCTGCCCCAACTCGGTGAATCGGTCACCGAGGGCACCATCACGAAGTGGTTCAAGCAGATCGGCGACCAGATCGCCGAGGACGAGGTGCTGTTCGAGGTCTCGACCGACAAGGTCGACTCGGAGGTCCCGTCGCCGGTGACCGGCACCCTCACCGAGATCCGGGTCCCCGAGGGCGACACCGTCGACGTGGGCACGGTCATCGCCGTCGTCGGCGACGCCGGTGCGGCCGACAGCGCCCCCGCGGCCGCCACCCCCGAGACGCAGACCGCCCCGGAGCCCGAAGCGGCGCCCGAGCCCGAGGCGCCGGCGGAGTCGCCGGCCCCGGAGCCGGCCCCCGAGCCCGAGGCGCCGGCACCGACCCCTGCCTCGGCCCCCGCTCCTGCCGCCTCCGAATCCGCATCCGCGCCCGAGGCGCCGGCCGAGGCCACCGCCGGACGTCTGCTGTCACCGATCGTGCGTCGCCTGATCAACGACTACGGGCTCGACCCGGCCCGCATCGAGGGCTCCGGCCCCGGCGGTCGCATCACCCGCGCCGACGTCGACCGGGCCATCCGGGAGGGGGCGGCCAGCACGGCCGCGCCGGCCCGTCCCGCGGCGGCGTCCCCGGCCCCGACCGAGTCCGGAGGCGCTCGGCGTCCGGCCCCCGCCCCTCGTTCGGGCACGGGCGACACGGTCGAACCGCTCAACAACATCCGGCGTCGCACCGGTGAGCACATGGTCATGTCCAAGGCCACCTCCCCGCACGCGTACACCATCGTGGAGGTCGACTACGAGAACGTCGAGCGGGTGCGGCGTCGCCACCGTGGCGACTTCAAGGCCGGCGAGGGGTTCAGCCTCACGTACCTGCCGTTCATCTCCCGGGCCGTGATCGACGCCCTCCGCCAGTACCCGCACATGAACGCCTCGGTGGGCGACGGCGAGCTGGTGGTGCACAACTACGTCAACCTCGGCGTGGCCGTCGATCTCGACTTCCAGGGCCTGTTGGTGCCAGTGGTGCAGGGCGCCGACGACAAGCGCCTGCGGGCCATCGCCCGCGACATCAACGACCTCGCCAGCCGGGCCCGGTCCAAGAAGCTCAGCATGGACGACATCTCCGGCGGCACCTTCACGCTGTCGAACTCCGGGTCGTTCGGGAGCCACCTCGTGCTCCCGGTGATCAGCCAGCCTCAGGTCGCCGTGCTGAGCACGGACGGTGTGAGCCGCAAGCCGGTGGTGGTCACCGACGCCGACGGGGGCGAGTCCATCGCCATCCACTCGGTGGGCCTGTTGGGCCTGGCCTGGGACCACCGGGCGTTCGACGGTGCCTACGCCGCCTCGTTCATGCGCGAGGTCAAGGAGATCCTCGAGACCCGCGACTGGGACGCCGAGCTGTGA
- a CDS encoding SDR family NAD(P)-dependent oxidoreductase, which produces MDINGTSAIVTGGASGIGEASARQLAARGAKVVIADLNDERGNAVASELGGAFCHVDVTNVDEVIAAVETAKEMGPLRAVVNSAGIGAASRTIGKDGSYDSAFNLDYWRKVIDINLTGTFNVIRLAATAMGQTEPLESGERGAIVNMASVAAFDGQIGQAAYSASKGGVVGMTLPIARDLAVVGVRVNTIAPGLIDTPIYGEGEGSEAFKANLAKDVLFPKRLGSADELASMVVELVTNSYMNAQTIRVDGGARLAPK; this is translated from the coding sequence ATGGACATCAATGGAACCTCTGCCATCGTCACCGGTGGGGCCAGTGGCATCGGCGAAGCGTCGGCCCGTCAGCTGGCCGCCCGCGGCGCCAAGGTCGTCATCGCCGATCTCAACGACGAGCGGGGCAACGCCGTCGCCTCCGAGCTCGGTGGCGCCTTCTGCCACGTCGACGTGACCAACGTCGACGAGGTCATCGCCGCCGTCGAGACCGCCAAGGAGATGGGGCCGCTGCGCGCCGTCGTGAACTCCGCCGGCATCGGCGCCGCCAGCCGCACCATCGGCAAGGACGGCAGCTACGACTCGGCGTTCAACCTCGACTACTGGCGCAAGGTCATCGACATCAACCTGACCGGCACCTTCAACGTCATCCGGTTGGCCGCCACCGCCATGGGCCAGACCGAGCCCCTCGAGTCCGGCGAGCGTGGCGCCATCGTGAACATGGCGTCGGTCGCCGCCTTCGACGGCCAGATCGGCCAGGCCGCGTACTCCGCATCCAAGGGCGGCGTGGTGGGCATGACCCTGCCGATCGCCCGCGACCTCGCGGTCGTCGGCGTCCGGGTCAACACCATCGCACCGGGCCTCATCGACACCCCGATCTACGGCGAGGGTGAGGGCTCCGAGGCGTTCAAGGCCAACCTGGCCAAGGACGTGCTGTTCCCCAAGCGCCTCGGGTCGGCCGACGAGCTGGCCAGCATGGTGGTCGAGCTGGTCACCAACTCCTACATGAACGCCCAGACCATCCGGGTCGACGGCGGCGCCCGCCTCGCCCCGAAGTGA
- the lpdA gene encoding dihydrolipoyl dehydrogenase has product MVPTAENYDVVIIGGGPGGYAAALYGASAGLDVALVEKYKVGGTCLHVGCIPAKELLETAAVHRAVVGASTFGITAGEPSLDFSVTQQRKQEVIDKLFGGLSGLLKSRKVTVLDGTGTLHGDHLVRVSGGSSGDVELTGDHVILASGSVPRTIPGFEVDGQRVVTSDELLSLERLPASAVVIGGGAIGCEFASMMSDLGTDVTILEALPKILPGLDDDITRVVLQSFKKQGIDVRTGVAVTGHEPHDHDGGTKVRFGDDETIDVEMVVVSVGRRPLSENLGLDGTAVKVSDRGHIEVDEWCRTGEAGVYAIGDVIATPALAHVGFAEGVLAIQDILGEDPVPVDYGRVPWCIYCHPEVSFVGHTEASAKEAGHDVVVSKRRFGGNGRAIILDEAEGMVKVIAEKQSDGTGGRILGVHMVGPWVTEQLGQAYLAVNWEATAEEIAQFIQPHPTLSEVFGHGAFTLTGRSYE; this is encoded by the coding sequence GTGGTCCCCACGGCCGAGAACTACGACGTCGTCATCATCGGTGGCGGCCCCGGTGGCTACGCCGCAGCCCTGTACGGCGCGTCAGCCGGGCTCGACGTCGCCCTGGTCGAGAAGTACAAGGTCGGCGGCACGTGCCTGCACGTCGGCTGCATCCCGGCCAAGGAGCTGCTCGAGACCGCCGCCGTGCACCGCGCCGTGGTGGGGGCTTCCACCTTCGGCATCACCGCCGGCGAACCCTCCCTCGACTTCTCCGTCACCCAGCAGCGCAAGCAAGAGGTCATCGACAAGCTCTTCGGTGGGTTGTCGGGCCTGCTCAAGTCCCGCAAGGTCACCGTGCTCGACGGCACCGGCACGCTCCACGGCGACCACCTGGTGCGGGTGTCCGGGGGCTCGTCCGGCGATGTCGAGCTCACAGGTGACCACGTCATCCTGGCGTCGGGCTCGGTGCCGCGCACCATCCCCGGCTTCGAGGTCGACGGCCAGCGGGTGGTGACGTCCGACGAGTTGCTCTCCCTCGAGCGGCTCCCGGCGTCGGCCGTGGTGATCGGCGGCGGGGCCATCGGTTGCGAGTTCGCCTCCATGATGAGCGACCTCGGCACCGACGTCACCATCCTCGAGGCCCTGCCCAAGATCCTCCCCGGCCTCGACGACGACATCACCCGGGTCGTGCTCCAGTCGTTCAAGAAGCAGGGCATCGACGTGCGCACGGGTGTGGCGGTCACCGGCCACGAGCCCCACGACCACGACGGCGGTACCAAGGTCCGCTTCGGCGACGACGAGACCATCGACGTCGAGATGGTCGTCGTGTCCGTCGGCCGCCGCCCGCTGTCGGAGAACCTCGGTCTCGACGGCACCGCGGTGAAGGTCTCCGACCGCGGGCACATCGAGGTCGACGAGTGGTGCCGCACCGGCGAAGCCGGCGTCTACGCCATCGGCGACGTCATCGCCACGCCCGCCCTGGCCCACGTCGGCTTCGCCGAAGGCGTCCTCGCCATCCAGGACATCCTCGGCGAGGACCCCGTGCCCGTCGACTACGGGCGCGTGCCGTGGTGCATCTACTGCCACCCCGAGGTCAGCTTCGTCGGCCACACCGAGGCCAGCGCCAAGGAGGCCGGCCACGACGTGGTGGTGTCCAAGCGACGCTTCGGCGGCAACGGCCGGGCCATCATCCTCGACGAGGCCGAGGGCATGGTGAAGGTCATCGCCGAGAAGCAGTCCGACGGCACCGGCGGCCGCATCCTGGGCGTGCACATGGTCGGCCCGTGGGTCACCGAACAGCTCGGGCAGGCCTACCTGGCGGTGAACTGGGAGGCCACCGCCGAGGAGATCGCCCAGTTCATCCAGCCCCATCCGACCCTCAGCGAGGTCTTCGGCCATGGTGCCTTCACGCTCACCGGTCGCTCCTACGAGTGA
- a CDS encoding circularly permuted type 2 ATP-grasp protein, with the protein MVGDLFREYRTEGFFDEVFTPDGEVRDHYGALVERLSRFDADDLARRELRRDAAFRSQGITFTVYGEGEGIERTFPMDLLPRVVPADEWAVVEDGLAQRVTALNRFLDDLYVGDRAIVRDGIIPWWLLSSSDGFAREAFGVPVPLGARVLVAGSDLVRDAEGTYRVLEDNLRSPSGISYVVENRVAMTRLLPHVFANTPVRPVDHYGRSLLGALTRVAPPAAGENPTIVVLTPGVYNSAYFEHVFLAAHMGVELIEGRDLVVDDHVVYMRTTQGLQRVDVIYRRIDDSFLDPVVFRHDSTLGVPGLLAAVRAGNVTVTNAIGNGVADDKAVYPYVPEMIRFYLGEEPILPNVETYLLWDPEQRAAVLERLDQLVIKPVAEAGGYGITIGPAATDAELAACRDAILADPRGWIAQEVVSLSRHPTLVGDHLEGRHVDLRPFVVTSDTVEVIPGGLTRVAMKAGSLVVNSSQGGGSKDTWVLARTAAEVAAEEAELAEAAEGSGLSGARSDATIEAVR; encoded by the coding sequence GTGGTAGGCGATCTGTTCCGCGAGTACCGAACCGAGGGGTTCTTCGACGAGGTCTTCACCCCGGACGGTGAGGTGCGCGACCACTACGGCGCTCTGGTCGAGCGGTTGTCGCGGTTCGACGCCGACGACCTGGCCCGGCGCGAGCTGCGGCGCGACGCCGCCTTCCGCAGCCAGGGCATCACGTTCACCGTGTACGGGGAGGGCGAGGGTATCGAGCGGACCTTCCCCATGGACCTGCTGCCCCGCGTGGTCCCGGCCGACGAGTGGGCGGTGGTCGAGGACGGCCTGGCCCAGCGGGTGACCGCCCTCAACCGCTTCCTCGACGACCTCTACGTGGGCGACCGGGCCATCGTGCGAGACGGGATCATCCCCTGGTGGCTGCTGTCGAGCTCCGACGGCTTCGCCCGTGAGGCGTTCGGGGTGCCGGTGCCGCTGGGCGCCCGGGTGCTGGTGGCGGGCAGCGACCTCGTGCGGGACGCAGAGGGCACGTACCGGGTGCTCGAGGACAACCTGCGCAGCCCCAGCGGCATCTCCTACGTGGTCGAGAACCGGGTGGCCATGACCCGCCTGTTGCCTCACGTGTTCGCCAACACGCCCGTCCGCCCGGTGGACCACTACGGGCGGTCGTTGCTCGGCGCGCTCACCCGGGTGGCGCCGCCGGCCGCCGGCGAGAACCCGACGATCGTGGTGCTCACCCCCGGCGTCTACAACTCGGCCTACTTCGAGCACGTGTTCCTCGCCGCCCACATGGGGGTGGAGCTCATCGAGGGCCGCGACCTCGTCGTCGACGACCACGTCGTCTACATGCGCACGACCCAGGGCCTGCAGCGCGTCGACGTCATCTACCGCCGCATCGACGACAGCTTCCTCGACCCCGTCGTCTTCCGCCACGACTCGACCCTCGGCGTCCCGGGCCTGCTGGCGGCCGTGCGGGCCGGCAACGTCACCGTGACCAACGCCATCGGCAACGGCGTCGCCGACGACAAGGCGGTGTACCCCTACGTGCCGGAGATGATCCGCTTCTACCTGGGGGAGGAGCCCATCCTGCCCAACGTCGAGACCTACCTGCTCTGGGACCCCGAGCAACGCGCGGCCGTTCTCGAACGCCTCGACCAGCTGGTGATCAAGCCGGTCGCCGAGGCCGGCGGCTACGGCATCACCATCGGCCCGGCCGCCACCGATGCCGAGTTGGCGGCCTGTCGAGACGCGATCCTGGCCGACCCCCGGGGGTGGATCGCCCAGGAGGTGGTCTCGCTGTCCCGGCACCCCACGCTCGTCGGCGACCACCTCGAGGGCCGCCACGTCGACCTGCGGCCCTTCGTGGTCACCAGCGACACCGTCGAGGTCATCCCGGGCGGCCTCACCCGGGTGGCGATGAAGGCCGGCTCGCTGGTGGTGAACTCCTCGCAGGGAGGTGGCTCCAAGGACACCTGGGTGCTGGCGCGCACCGCCGCCGAGGTGGCCGCCGAGGAAGCCGAGCTGGCCGAGGCGGCCGAGGGCTCGGGCCTCTCGGGGGCCCGGAGCGACGCAACGATCGAAGCGGTGCGCTGA
- a CDS encoding PRC-barrel domain-containing protein gives MSRLLRAGTLTGTPVVTLSGESPLEVKDVVFGPDSGEILGFTLRKHGFLGGPVGDVLLWKGVHGLGPDAVVVADEDVFGPGADLDGGRGDVLGAEVLTESGSVIGEVVEAIVQVGRAQADVVGFEIEPAEEFSGGGDRHVFLPLPDTLAVSGARVIVPDGATSYIRDDLAGFGSAVEEFRNQLGEDA, from the coding sequence GTGAGTCGCTTGTTGCGGGCGGGCACGCTGACCGGTACCCCGGTGGTGACCTTGTCGGGCGAGTCCCCCCTCGAGGTGAAGGACGTCGTCTTCGGTCCCGACTCGGGAGAGATCCTCGGCTTCACCCTGCGCAAGCACGGGTTCCTGGGTGGCCCGGTGGGTGACGTCTTGTTGTGGAAGGGCGTGCACGGCCTCGGACCCGATGCTGTCGTGGTCGCCGACGAGGACGTGTTCGGCCCGGGGGCCGACCTCGACGGAGGACGGGGCGACGTCCTCGGCGCAGAGGTGCTCACCGAGTCCGGGTCGGTGATCGGGGAGGTGGTCGAGGCCATCGTGCAGGTGGGCCGGGCCCAAGCCGACGTGGTCGGCTTCGAGATCGAGCCCGCCGAGGAGTTCTCCGGCGGCGGCGACCGGCACGTGTTCCTGCCGTTGCCCGACACCCTGGCCGTGTCGGGGGCGCGTGTGATCGTCCCGGACGGGGCCACCTCGTACATCCGTGACGACCTGGCCGGGTTCGGGTCGGCCGTCGAGGAGTTCCGCAACCAGTTGGGGGAGGACGCCTGA
- a CDS encoding TIGR01777 family oxidoreductase: MRIAITGSTGLIGTALGRSLAADGHEVVPVVRRPLTAGEVGISWDPSGGTIDTAALEGLDAVVHLAGAGIGDKRWTDEYKRTILESRTKGTDVLARALAGLSDPPSVLVSASAIGYYGDTGDSAVTEQAPAGDDFLADVCVQWEGAAAPATEAGIRVVHPRTGIVLSPEGGALAKLLPLFKVGLGGRMGSGQQWWSWITLPDEVAAIRHLIDHDVSGPVNLTAPDPATNSQLTKVLGSVLHRPTLVPVPSFGPKLLLGGELADALLFNSQRVLPGVLDAQGFSFAHPDLEGALRALLDRPADDAAA, translated from the coding sequence ATGAGGATCGCCATCACCGGCTCGACCGGTCTCATCGGGACCGCCCTCGGCCGTTCCCTCGCCGCCGACGGCCACGAGGTCGTGCCCGTGGTCCGACGCCCCCTCACCGCGGGAGAGGTCGGCATCAGCTGGGATCCGTCGGGAGGCACGATCGACACGGCCGCACTCGAGGGCCTCGACGCCGTGGTGCACCTCGCGGGAGCCGGTATCGGCGACAAGCGCTGGACCGACGAGTACAAGCGCACGATCCTCGAGAGCCGCACCAAGGGCACGGACGTGCTGGCCCGCGCCCTGGCGGGGCTCTCCGACCCCCCGTCCGTGCTGGTGAGCGCGTCGGCCATCGGGTACTACGGCGACACCGGCGACTCGGCCGTCACCGAGCAGGCGCCGGCCGGCGACGACTTCCTCGCCGACGTGTGCGTGCAGTGGGAGGGCGCCGCCGCCCCCGCCACCGAGGCCGGCATCAGGGTGGTCCACCCCCGCACCGGCATCGTCCTCAGCCCCGAGGGCGGAGCCCTGGCCAAGCTGCTCCCGCTGTTCAAGGTGGGGCTCGGCGGACGCATGGGCTCCGGACAGCAGTGGTGGAGCTGGATCACGCTCCCCGACGAGGTGGCTGCGATCCGCCACCTGATCGACCACGACGTCTCCGGTCCGGTCAACCTCACCGCCCCCGACCCGGCCACCAACTCTCAGCTGACCAAGGTGTTGGGCTCGGTGCTGCACCGCCCCACCCTCGTGCCCGTGCCCTCGTTCGGGCCGAAGCTCCTGCTCGGCGGCGAGCTCGCCGACGCCTTGTTGTTCAACAGCCAGCGGGTCCTCCCGGGGGTGCTCGACGCCCAGGGGTTCTCCTTCGCCCACCCCGACCTCGAAGGGGCGCTGCGGGCCCTGCTCGACCGGCCCGCCGACGACGCCGCGGCCTGA
- a CDS encoding PRC-barrel domain-containing protein — protein MRWRRTLGIDVIDTSDASKVGSVDGIVVDVDSSRCVGVVTGAGVIGWDDSGGVGRDAVTISSRDLVREPSTDAEEAAVQGRSDPLGRRVLTEDGVALGKVADVSFDAETGEIRRLLLPDDDVQGNRLLGIGSYAVIVASPDREDADDLSGLTRDELYERARARDIEGRSGMTKQELLDALS, from the coding sequence ATGCGCTGGCGACGAACGTTGGGCATCGACGTGATCGACACGTCGGATGCGTCGAAGGTCGGATCGGTCGACGGCATCGTCGTCGACGTCGACTCCTCCCGGTGCGTCGGTGTGGTCACCGGCGCCGGTGTCATCGGCTGGGACGACTCCGGAGGGGTGGGCCGCGACGCCGTCACCATCAGTTCGCGAGACCTCGTCCGGGAGCCGTCCACCGATGCCGAGGAGGCCGCCGTGCAGGGTCGCAGCGACCCGCTCGGACGGCGCGTCCTCACCGAGGACGGTGTGGCGCTGGGGAAGGTCGCCGACGTGAGTTTCGACGCCGAGACCGGCGAGATCCGACGCCTCCTGCTCCCCGACGACGACGTGCAGGGCAACCGCCTGCTCGGCATCGGCAGCTACGCCGTGATCGTCGCCTCACCGGACCGTGAGGACGCGGACGATCTCTCCGGACTCACCCGAGACGAGCTCTACGAGCGAGCCCGGGCGCGAGACATCGAGGGACGCTCGGGGATGACCAAGCAGGAGCTGCTCGACGCGCTGAGCTGA